A single genomic interval of Polaribacter vadi harbors:
- a CDS encoding lecithin retinol acyltransferase family protein — protein sequence MAKKRVGLGRILNHYIVYLGNGVFVGNLKGRVKQVTQIELYDLLKVYEPVEIRKFTGTQLDAREAIFRVKQKLGQPYSFLGFNCEHFANWVQYGKETSSQVTNGFLILAGLITLKLITNGDGKR from the coding sequence GTGGCTAAAAAAAGAGTTGGTTTAGGAAGAATTTTGAACCACTATATTGTTTATTTAGGTAATGGTGTATTCGTTGGGAATTTAAAAGGTAGAGTAAAACAAGTAACACAAATTGAACTTTATGATTTGCTTAAAGTTTATGAACCTGTTGAAATTAGAAAATTTACTGGAACACAATTAGATGCAAGAGAAGCCATATTTAGAGTTAAGCAAAAGCTAGGACAACCTTACAGTTTTTTAGGCTTCAATTGTGAACATTTTGCCAATTGGGTACAATATGGTAAAGAAACAAGTAGTCAAGTTACCAACGGTTTTTTAATACTGGCTGGTTTAATCACTTTAAAACTAATTACTAATGGAGATGGAAAAAGATAG
- a CDS encoding RNA polymerase sigma factor has translation MLLDIEYHLLIISEKEINLKEAKVSFSKVYEYYRLFLYNVIMKNINYKSHKEEFSKTILNEIFNHVWNNPLDWDYIPEKHRSSDSGFKAYLATIAHYKRLEYLRNNESYLKNETSKVDDPNNDWLFNLKDNEYEVLEKELPKKNNQLDVILANLDPKKRDIISVYFQHYEEGKKMRSENIKLMESMFETTWDNIRQIISRVKKQIRESIKKSN, from the coding sequence ATGCTATTGGATATAGAATATCATTTATTAATTATTTCAGAAAAAGAAATAAATCTCAAAGAAGCTAAAGTTTCTTTTTCTAAAGTTTATGAGTATTACAGATTGTTTTTATACAATGTAATCATGAAAAACATTAACTATAAATCACATAAAGAGGAATTCTCTAAAACGATACTCAATGAAATATTTAATCATGTTTGGAACAATCCATTAGATTGGGATTATATACCAGAAAAACATAGATCATCAGACTCTGGTTTTAAAGCTTATTTAGCTACAATTGCACATTATAAAAGATTGGAGTATTTAAGAAATAATGAATCATATTTAAAAAATGAAACATCTAAAGTTGATGACCCCAACAATGATTGGCTTTTTAATTTAAAAGATAATGAGTACGAAGTTTTAGAAAAGGAACTACCTAAAAAAAATAATCAATTAGATGTAATTTTAGCAAATCTTGATCCTAAAAAGAGAGACATCATAAGTGTATATTTTCAACATTATGAAGAAGGAAAAAAAATGAGAAGTGAAAATATAAAGCTTATGGAGTCTATGTTTGAAACTACTTGGGATAACATACGTCAAATAATTTCACGTGTTAAAAAACAAATTAGAGAATCTATCAAAAAAAGCAATTAA
- a CDS encoding pyruvate carboxylase, which translates to MKIKKVLVANRGEIAIRIFRACTEINIRTVGIYTYEDRYSLHKYKADESYQIGQDNAPLKPYLDIDAIIEIALESGVDAIHPGYGFLSENTSFAQKCKDHNIIFVGPSVSVLQSLGDKIVAKKVALENNIPIIKSNTQPLTTLEVAISEASKIGYPIMLKAASGGGGRGMRVIRKEEELKSAFYESKRESLNAFGDDTVFIEKFVENPKHIEIQIVADNHGNIVHLFERDCSVQRRYQKVIEFAPSYGLKESTKQALYNYALKICKAVNYNNIGTVEFLVDQDEIYFIEVNPRIQVEHTVTEVITNIDLVKTQLFIAGGYRLSDKQIKIANQEAIHVNGFALQCRITTEDPQNDFKPDYGTISAYRSASGFGIRLDAGSIYQGVKISPFFDSMLVKVTANSRTLDGAIRKMTRALSEFRIRGVKTNIPFLRNILEHTVFKEGAVTVNFIKTNPELFVFKPSKNRATKLITFLGDVIVNGNTDVKKIDPTKKFVKPKVPSFNSKLNYPKGTKDLLTELGPEKFASWLKNEKKVHFTDTTMRDAHQSLLATRMRTFDMLKVAEGYAKNHPEVFSMEVWGGATFDVCLRFLQENPWERLRLLRKAMPNVLLQMLIRGSNGVGYKAYPDNLIGEFVEKSWENGVDIFRVFDSLNWMKSIAPCIEHVRTKTNGLAEGSLCYTNDILNVENTKYNLKYYISLAKDIENAGAHILAIKDMAGLLKPYAAYELISTLKTVINIPIHLHTHDTSSIQSATYLKAIEAGVDVVDVALGGLSGLTSQPNFNAITEMLKFTERENNVDIDSLNEYSNYWETIREYYYPFESGLKAGSGEVFKHEIPGGQYSNLKPQAQALGLEDRFYEITKMYRAVNQLFGDIVKVTPSSKVVGDMAQYLVSNNLTIDDVLKKGDKISFPESVVSFFQGDLGQPYEGFPEKLQKIILKDKIPYTDRPNEHIAPLDIEAAFLEFKNNFENELARPIDFTDFLSYQLYPKVFVDAYNKHLKYGNLIQLPTKNFFYGMEIGEEIMIEIDAGKTLLITLDSISDANKDGMVTVYFKVNGQGRSVAIKDDAIKVDTIVHVKADKNDALQIGAPLQGSLSSILVKKGEKITKNQPLFIIEAMKMESTIAATADATVSEIVLKEGTMVYSDDLVLILE; encoded by the coding sequence TTGAAGATAAAAAAAGTATTAGTGGCTAATCGAGGAGAAATTGCCATCAGAATTTTTAGAGCCTGTACAGAAATTAATATTAGAACCGTTGGTATTTATACCTATGAAGATCGATATTCTTTGCATAAATATAAGGCTGATGAATCTTATCAAATAGGACAAGATAATGCGCCTCTAAAACCATATTTAGATATTGATGCTATTATTGAGATTGCTCTTGAGAGTGGTGTGGATGCGATACACCCAGGGTATGGATTTTTATCTGAAAATACATCGTTTGCTCAAAAATGTAAAGACCATAATATCATTTTTGTGGGGCCATCAGTTTCTGTTTTACAATCTTTAGGAGATAAAATTGTAGCTAAAAAGGTGGCTTTAGAAAACAATATTCCAATTATTAAAAGTAATACGCAGCCACTAACAACATTAGAGGTTGCTATTTCTGAAGCTTCCAAAATTGGCTATCCAATAATGTTAAAAGCAGCTTCTGGTGGTGGTGGAAGAGGGATGAGGGTGATTAGAAAAGAAGAGGAATTAAAAAGTGCTTTTTATGAAAGTAAAAGAGAGTCTTTAAATGCTTTTGGTGATGATACTGTTTTTATTGAAAAGTTTGTAGAGAATCCAAAGCATATAGAAATACAAATTGTTGCAGACAATCATGGTAATATTGTTCATTTATTTGAAAGAGACTGCTCTGTACAAAGACGCTATCAAAAAGTAATAGAATTTGCCCCTTCATACGGTTTAAAAGAAAGCACAAAACAGGCGTTATATAATTATGCACTGAAAATATGTAAAGCAGTAAACTATAATAATATAGGGACTGTAGAATTCTTAGTAGATCAAGATGAAATTTATTTTATTGAAGTAAATCCGAGGATACAGGTTGAGCATACGGTTACAGAGGTGATTACAAATATAGATTTGGTTAAAACCCAGCTTTTTATTGCTGGAGGTTATCGACTTTCTGACAAACAAATAAAAATAGCTAACCAGGAAGCGATACATGTTAATGGATTTGCTTTGCAATGTAGAATTACAACGGAAGACCCACAAAATGATTTTAAACCCGATTACGGAACCATATCTGCCTATAGAAGTGCTTCGGGTTTTGGAATACGACTGGATGCAGGTAGTATTTATCAGGGGGTAAAAATTTCTCCGTTTTTTGACTCTATGCTAGTTAAAGTAACAGCGAATAGTAGAACTTTAGATGGAGCTATAAGAAAAATGACACGTGCCTTATCTGAATTTAGAATTCGAGGTGTCAAAACAAATATTCCGTTTTTAAGAAATATATTAGAACATACTGTTTTTAAAGAAGGAGCCGTTACCGTTAATTTTATAAAAACGAATCCTGAGTTATTTGTTTTTAAACCCTCTAAAAATAGGGCAACTAAATTGATTACTTTTTTAGGAGATGTTATTGTAAATGGAAATACTGATGTAAAAAAGATAGATCCAACCAAAAAATTTGTAAAGCCTAAAGTACCTTCTTTTAATTCAAAACTAAATTACCCAAAAGGGACAAAGGATCTCTTAACAGAATTAGGCCCTGAAAAATTTGCTAGCTGGTTGAAAAATGAAAAAAAGGTTCATTTTACAGATACGACAATGCGTGACGCACATCAAAGCCTTTTAGCTACACGAATGCGTACCTTTGACATGTTAAAAGTAGCAGAAGGGTACGCAAAAAATCATCCTGAAGTATTTAGTATGGAAGTTTGGGGAGGTGCTACTTTTGATGTTTGTTTGCGTTTTTTACAAGAAAACCCTTGGGAAAGATTACGACTTTTAAGAAAAGCGATGCCCAATGTATTATTGCAAATGTTAATTAGAGGTTCTAATGGTGTAGGTTATAAAGCGTATCCAGATAATTTAATAGGAGAATTTGTAGAAAAATCATGGGAAAATGGTGTTGACATTTTTAGAGTTTTTGATTCTTTGAATTGGATGAAATCTATAGCGCCTTGCATTGAGCATGTACGTACAAAAACGAATGGTTTGGCAGAAGGATCACTTTGTTATACCAACGATATTTTAAATGTTGAAAACACAAAATACAATTTAAAATACTACATTAGTCTAGCTAAGGATATCGAAAATGCAGGAGCTCATATTTTGGCTATTAAAGATATGGCTGGTTTGTTAAAACCTTATGCAGCTTATGAGTTGATTTCTACATTAAAAACAGTAATTAATATACCTATTCATTTACACACGCATGATACTTCTTCTATACAATCCGCTACCTATTTAAAAGCGATTGAAGCTGGAGTTGATGTTGTAGATGTAGCTTTAGGAGGTTTGTCTGGTTTGACTTCTCAACCTAATTTTAACGCAATTACAGAAATGTTGAAGTTTACAGAAAGAGAAAACAACGTTGATATAGATTCTTTAAATGAATATTCTAATTATTGGGAAACTATAAGGGAATATTATTATCCTTTTGAATCTGGATTAAAAGCTGGATCTGGAGAAGTTTTTAAACACGAAATTCCTGGAGGACAATATTCTAATTTAAAACCACAAGCACAAGCTTTAGGTTTGGAAGATCGTTTTTATGAAATTACAAAAATGTACAGAGCTGTAAATCAGCTTTTTGGAGATATTGTAAAAGTAACTCCTAGTTCTAAAGTTGTTGGAGACATGGCACAATATTTAGTGAGTAATAATTTAACCATTGACGATGTGTTAAAAAAAGGAGATAAAATCTCTTTTCCAGAATCTGTAGTTAGCTTTTTTCAAGGAGATTTAGGGCAACCGTATGAAGGTTTTCCAGAAAAACTTCAAAAAATTATTCTTAAAGACAAGATTCCTTATACAGATAGACCAAATGAGCACATAGCGCCTTTAGATATTGAAGCAGCATTTTTAGAATTTAAGAATAACTTTGAAAATGAACTTGCTAGACCCATAGATTTTACTGATTTCTTATCTTACCAATTGTACCCAAAGGTATTTGTAGATGCCTATAACAAACACTTAAAATATGGGAATTTAATTCAATTGCCTACTAAAAACTTCTTTTATGGGATGGAAATAGGTGAGGAAATTATGATTGAAATAGATGCAGGAAAAACGTTATTAATTACACTAGATTCTATTAGCGATGCCAATAAAGATGGAATGGTAACGGTTTATTTTAAGGTAAATGGACAAGGAAGAAGTGTAGCAATAAAAGATGATGCAATAAAAGTAGATACAATAGTACATGTGAAGGCTGATAAAAACGATGCTCTACAAATAGGGGCCCCTTTACAAGGTTCACTTTCGTCTATTTTAGTAAAAAAAGGAGAAAAAATAACTAAGAATCAACCCTTATTTATTATTGAAGCTATGAAAATGGAGAGTACTATTGCAGCTACTGCAGATGCAACGGTTTCAGAAATAGTATTGAAGGAGGGAACTATGGTTTATTCAGATGATTTGGTTTTAATTTTAGAGTAA
- a CDS encoding class I SAM-dependent methyltransferase translates to MSEFWESNFKEKKAMWGYEPTDVAKSTAEFFKEKGLQEILIPGIGYGRNAKPFIKNNQNVAGIELSKTAIEIANNHFNDVVKIYHGSVAELPFDSKKYDGIFCYALLHLLDEKERLQCIKNCYNQLQPGGYMVFVTLSINDMRYGKGIEIEENRYTTVHDVNLFFYNKFKIKQEFKDYGLLVVIEVTEPMKPIKNKPSQIFWKIVCHK, encoded by the coding sequence ATGTCAGAATTTTGGGAGTCAAATTTTAAAGAAAAAAAAGCCATGTGGGGCTATGAACCTACAGATGTAGCCAAATCTACTGCTGAATTTTTCAAAGAAAAAGGATTACAGGAAATACTAATACCTGGTATCGGTTATGGTAGAAATGCGAAACCATTTATTAAGAATAATCAAAACGTAGCCGGAATAGAATTATCTAAAACGGCAATTGAAATAGCTAATAATCATTTTAATGATGTAGTTAAAATCTACCACGGTTCGGTAGCAGAGTTGCCTTTTGATTCTAAAAAGTATGACGGTATTTTTTGTTATGCCTTATTGCATTTACTCGATGAAAAAGAACGTTTACAATGCATTAAGAATTGCTATAATCAATTACAACCAGGAGGGTATATGGTTTTCGTTACCCTTTCAATAAACGATATGAGATATGGCAAAGGAATAGAAATTGAAGAAAACAGATATACTACGGTACACGACGTTAATTTATTCTTTTACAACAAATTCAAAATTAAACAAGAATTCAAAGATTATGGTTTGTTAGTAGTAATAGAAGTTACAGAACCCATGAAGCCAATAAAAAATAAACCCTCTCAGATATTTTGGAAAATAGTATGTCATAAGTAG
- a CDS encoding Fic family protein: protein MEKNPILRLQEIMFSSSDKAISKQISKLEKVGKIKKIAPRIYTSNFTDEPEEIIRKNIFTILGAQYPSSVLSHRSALEFKPTSSGNIFVTYTYTKKISLPGITIRFMEGYGPIDGDSKFSGELYVSQQERAFLENLQVSRQLGPESKTMTLPELEEKLEQIVRVKGEQGLNEVRDRAKEIAEQLNLQSEFAKLNRLISALLTTKPSKILTSPVALARAFGNPYDPVRIALFEKLFQYLTQLEFENISETNRTKQAFRNFAFFEAYFSNYIEGTVFELEEAKTIITTGMPLPSRDEDSHDVLGTYNIVSDRQEMSITPSNPDEFLNILQYRHSILLEARKSMNPGEFKDRNNKAGGTHFVDFNLVKGTLIKGFDYYKVLSDPFSKAAYMMFMISEIHPFLDGNGRIARVMMNAELVKENQSKIIIPTVYREDYIGALRKLTRKQDPIVYVKMLRRAQEFSATIKADNMNEVEKHLEACNAFNDEDDVVLKII, encoded by the coding sequence ATGGAAAAAAATCCCATCTTACGTCTTCAAGAAATAATGTTTTCTTCAAGTGACAAGGCCATAAGCAAGCAAATCTCCAAACTTGAAAAAGTAGGTAAGATTAAGAAAATTGCCCCAAGGATATATACTTCAAACTTTACTGATGAGCCTGAAGAAATTATAAGAAAAAATATTTTTACAATTTTAGGGGCGCAATATCCAAGTTCAGTTTTAAGCCATAGGTCAGCACTAGAATTCAAGCCAACGTCTTCTGGTAACATTTTTGTAACCTATACTTATACAAAGAAAATCAGTTTACCGGGTATAACAATTCGATTTATGGAAGGCTATGGTCCAATAGATGGAGACAGTAAATTTTCCGGCGAATTATACGTTTCACAACAAGAAAGAGCATTCCTGGAAAATCTACAAGTGTCAAGACAGCTTGGTCCAGAATCTAAAACGATGACACTTCCAGAGTTAGAAGAAAAATTAGAGCAAATTGTACGTGTTAAAGGGGAGCAAGGATTGAATGAAGTAAGAGATAGAGCGAAAGAAATAGCCGAACAGCTTAACTTGCAGAGTGAATTCGCTAAATTAAACAGATTGATTAGTGCATTATTAACAACAAAACCTTCAAAAATATTAACTTCGCCGGTTGCATTAGCAAGAGCATTTGGTAATCCATACGACCCTGTAAGAATTGCGCTATTTGAAAAACTATTTCAATATTTGACTCAATTGGAGTTTGAAAATATTTCAGAAACCAATAGAACAAAACAAGCATTTCGAAACTTTGCCTTCTTTGAAGCGTATTTTTCTAATTATATAGAAGGTACAGTGTTTGAATTGGAGGAAGCAAAAACTATTATTACTACAGGTATGCCATTACCATCAAGAGATGAAGATTCTCATGATGTGTTGGGCACATATAATATCGTAAGTGATAGGCAAGAAATGAGCATAACACCATCAAATCCAGATGAATTCTTAAATATTTTACAATACAGGCATAGTATATTACTTGAGGCTCGAAAGTCAATGAATCCTGGAGAATTTAAAGATAGAAACAATAAAGCTGGTGGTACACATTTTGTAGATTTCAATCTAGTGAAAGGAACACTCATAAAGGGATTTGATTATTATAAGGTCTTATCTGATCCTTTTTCAAAAGCAGCATATATGATGTTTATGATAAGTGAAATACATCCTTTTTTAGATGGAAATGGGAGAATAGCTAGAGTTATGATGAATGCAGAATTAGTAAAAGAAAACCAAAGTAAAATAATTATCCCTACAGTTTATCGAGAAGATTACATTGGCGCTTTGCGAAAATTGACTAGAAAGCAGGACCCAATAGTTTATGTGAAAATGTTAAGAAGGGCACAGGAATTTAGCGCAACAATAAAAGCAGATAATATGAATGAGGTTGAAAAACATTTGGAGGCCTGTAATGCTTTTAATGATGAAGATGATGTGGTACTTAAGATAATTTAA
- a CDS encoding NAD(P)/FAD-dependent oxidoreductase: protein MTRRELIKKGGLVSLALTLPKTLNSFIKFNHMIDRKDFEVIIVGGSYAGLSAAMALGRSLRNILIIDGGLPCNRQTPHAHNFITHDGTKPSEISAKAKAQVLQYNTVKFIEDFTIDAKKINNSFLITTQSGKEFTAKKLIFATGVKDIMPDINGFSDAWGITLIHCPYCHGYEFKGEKTGIMANGERAFHLASLVHNLTKDVTILTSGNADFSAEQLMKLKKHKIKIIESKVSQIEHDNGYIKNVVFEDNQKIPFVGVYAAIPFKQHSEIPMSLGCELTESEHIKVDVFQKTSIEGVFACGDNATMMRSISNAVQSGNMAGAMVNLELTQEQF from the coding sequence ATGACTAGAAGAGAGCTCATAAAAAAAGGAGGATTGGTAAGTTTGGCATTAACTTTACCTAAAACGTTAAACAGTTTTATAAAATTTAATCATATGATAGATAGAAAAGATTTTGAAGTAATTATAGTTGGCGGTAGCTATGCAGGGCTTTCAGCTGCTATGGCACTAGGGCGTTCTTTAAGAAATATTCTAATAATAGATGGTGGTTTACCTTGTAATAGGCAAACACCACATGCTCATAATTTTATAACACATGATGGAACCAAACCTAGTGAGATTTCAGCAAAAGCAAAAGCACAAGTATTACAGTATAATACAGTCAAATTTATTGAGGATTTTACAATTGATGCAAAAAAAATAAACAATAGCTTTCTTATTACGACACAATCGGGTAAGGAGTTTACTGCAAAGAAATTAATTTTTGCAACGGGAGTTAAAGACATTATGCCAGATATAAACGGCTTTTCAGATGCTTGGGGTATTACTTTAATCCATTGTCCTTATTGCCATGGTTATGAATTCAAAGGAGAAAAAACAGGTATTATGGCCAATGGTGAAAGAGCTTTTCATTTAGCATCACTAGTTCATAATTTAACAAAAGACGTAACGATTCTAACCTCTGGTAACGCAGATTTTAGCGCTGAACAATTAATGAAACTTAAAAAGCATAAAATTAAAATTATTGAATCCAAAGTATCACAGATTGAACATGATAATGGATATATTAAAAATGTTGTATTTGAAGACAATCAAAAGATTCCATTTGTGGGAGTGTACGCAGCCATTCCTTTTAAACAACATTCAGAAATACCAATGTCATTGGGTTGCGAATTAACCGAAAGCGAGCATATAAAAGTAGATGTATTTCAAAAAACATCAATAGAAGGTGTTTTTGCCTGTGGTGATAATGCAACAATGATGCGTTCGATAAGTAATGCTGTACAGTCAGGTAATATGGCTGGTGCAATGGTAAATTTGGAATTAACACAAGAGCAATTTTAA
- a CDS encoding adenylate/guanylate cyclase domain-containing protein, whose amino-acid sequence MSIFNPYLDVIKKAVDKDPRNHYIKLFSKQPESDFDTSYINELRNELPGLENLNESSRLVKGINAPAVESLPRLGNHPDFANLQNTNNTEKHWIISAFVDVKKSTQLYNNFALATVALITESIIKASILAVNLCGGYVHRIQGDGLMVYFGGKNIEKKQATKDALKAFAMISYFVKNDLKDYFDSQGIKEIYTRTGIDLGHDNQVLWMYSGLGDSGEVTTCSLHTSLAPKMQANASSNGIVTGQNIINQISSSDKYFKVKSKPIWDYEDGRFYNQYDFNWERYLVDNDFAKQNIKGDLILDIGNTVTPILNPTHLSPIAEINKPYYNF is encoded by the coding sequence ATGAGTATTTTCAATCCGTATTTGGATGTTATCAAAAAAGCAGTTGATAAAGATCCGAGAAACCATTACATTAAACTTTTTTCAAAACAACCAGAATCAGATTTTGACACAAGTTACATTAACGAATTACGAAATGAGTTACCAGGTTTAGAAAACCTAAATGAATCTTCTCGCTTAGTAAAAGGAATCAATGCACCAGCAGTTGAGAGTTTACCAAGATTAGGAAATCATCCTGATTTTGCAAATTTACAAAACACTAATAACACGGAAAAGCATTGGATTATTTCAGCTTTTGTTGATGTAAAAAAGAGCACACAACTTTACAATAATTTTGCCTTAGCTACTGTAGCTTTAATTACGGAAAGTATTATTAAGGCATCTATTCTAGCTGTAAATTTATGTGGTGGTTACGTACATCGAATACAGGGTGACGGATTGATGGTTTATTTTGGTGGAAAAAATATTGAGAAAAAACAAGCTACAAAAGATGCTTTAAAAGCTTTTGCTATGATTTCTTATTTTGTGAAAAATGATTTAAAAGACTATTTTGATTCGCAAGGGATTAAAGAAATATACACTAGAACAGGTATTGATTTAGGACATGATAACCAAGTACTTTGGATGTACTCTGGGTTAGGAGATTCAGGGGAAGTCACTACTTGTAGTTTGCATACTAGTCTTGCTCCTAAAATGCAAGCTAACGCCAGTTCAAATGGAATCGTTACAGGACAAAATATTATCAATCAAATTTCTTCTTCTGACAAGTATTTTAAAGTAAAGTCTAAACCTATATGGGATTATGAAGATGGGCGATTTTATAATCAATATGATTTTAATTGGGAAAGATATCTAGTAGATAATGATTTTGCAAAACAAAATATTAAAGGTGATTTGATTTTAGACATCGGTAATACCGTAACACCAATATTAAACCCAACTCATTTAAGTCCTATTGCAGAGATAAATAAACCTTATTATAATTTTTAA
- a CDS encoding helix-turn-helix domain-containing protein, whose amino-acid sequence MSKKKQTLFPKHKELLKQMGENIKLARKRRKLTQEQVAERADIARSTLYLIESGSPSVTMGAYFNVLRVLGLQEDFLKLAADDEFGRKLQDLELL is encoded by the coding sequence GTGAGCAAGAAAAAACAAACATTATTTCCTAAGCATAAAGAACTACTGAAACAGATGGGTGAAAATATAAAATTAGCTCGCAAAAGAAGAAAACTAACGCAAGAGCAAGTTGCTGAAAGAGCAGATATTGCAAGAAGCACGTTATACTTAATTGAGTCTGGTAGTCCAAGTGTTACTATGGGGGCTTATTTTAACGTATTACGTGTATTAGGCTTACAAGAGGACTTTTTAAAACTTGCTGCAGATGATGAATTCGGAAGAAAACTACAAGATTTAGAATTATTATAA
- a CDS encoding Fur family transcriptional regulator has translation MKRRNTPTQEAVLKLLVETDKAMSQDAIEKRIDIDINRATIYRILNRFCDDGTLHKIVAEDGKQYFAFCVKCDDNKLPEQHFHFRCTHCETIECLPSAVHFTLPNGYDVQHVNCLLTGLCNDCS, from the coding sequence ATGAAAAGAAGGAATACACCAACACAGGAAGCCGTATTAAAATTACTTGTTGAGACTGATAAAGCAATGAGTCAAGATGCTATAGAAAAAAGGATTGATATTGATATTAATCGAGCTACGATTTATCGTATTTTAAATCGATTTTGTGATGATGGTACACTTCATAAAATTGTTGCTGAAGATGGGAAACAATACTTTGCATTTTGTGTTAAATGTGATGATAACAAATTACCTGAACAACATTTTCATTTTAGATGCACTCATTGTGAAACGATAGAATGTTTGCCTAGTGCAGTACATTTTACCTTACCCAATGGGTATGATGTACAACATGTGAATTGCTTATTGACAGGGTTGTGTAATGACTGTTCTTAG
- a CDS encoding Pycsar system effector family protein: MEMEKDRLKYTINRFDHYFDSVNNKSAVYIAINTFITGGIIVLLTQTNIVKELIILGQVIVWILLLTGIVNLIVLSIASIPFFSIKPKSIYYFGAISKMTQSEFNKTSKNYTEKEELKDLRSQTFVLSQGLTEKFTKLKLAGLLLVTQFFMLLLIFITILTNL; this comes from the coding sequence ATGGAGATGGAAAAAGATAGATTGAAATATACTATAAATAGATTTGACCATTATTTTGATAGTGTTAATAATAAGTCAGCTGTTTATATTGCCATAAATACTTTCATAACTGGTGGTATTATTGTATTACTAACGCAGACTAATATTGTAAAGGAATTAATTATTTTAGGTCAAGTTATTGTTTGGATATTATTACTTACAGGTATTGTAAATCTTATCGTATTATCTATTGCAAGTATTCCATTTTTTTCAATTAAACCAAAATCTATCTATTATTTTGGAGCAATATCTAAAATGACCCAATCTGAATTCAACAAAACTTCTAAAAATTATACTGAAAAGGAAGAATTAAAAGATTTAAGATCACAAACGTTTGTCCTTTCACAAGGTTTAACAGAAAAATTCACAAAATTAAAATTAGCAGGTTTATTATTGGTTACACAATTCTTTATGCTTCTATTAATTTTTATAACCATATTAACCAATCTATAA
- a CDS encoding ImmA/IrrE family metallo-endopeptidase, translating into MKRKNDFLSQYDVVNLNDLASDISDYYFPDSQIDPIVLAERKKISYSFGNYSDAFDGLLECSNRNFHIYINIDKLGHAYSERARFTFGHELGHYFIDDHRNALLKGLSPSHCSLTGFKSRNRAERQADFFASCLLMPELRFRKYCSNKKFEFRIIQELAKKFGTSISATALRFCSIGSHPIMVVYAYENNIKWYWSSNDFPFKFLKFGKDKLPEDTVAGEYFNLGRKFKNTQKVFAMDWFNVWKDSQAEKPFYEHCLMNNKHTFSIIWED; encoded by the coding sequence ATGAAGCGAAAAAATGATTTTCTTTCTCAATACGATGTTGTTAATTTAAATGATTTAGCAAGCGATATTTCAGATTATTACTTTCCTGACAGTCAAATCGATCCTATAGTTTTAGCTGAAAGAAAAAAAATTTCTTATAGTTTTGGAAACTATTCTGATGCATTTGATGGTTTATTAGAATGCTCCAATAGAAACTTTCATATTTATATTAATATTGATAAATTAGGTCATGCTTATTCGGAAAGAGCTCGTTTTACTTTTGGTCACGAGTTAGGTCATTATTTTATAGATGACCATCGGAATGCATTATTGAAAGGATTATCTCCAAGCCATTGTTCATTAACAGGTTTTAAAAGTAGGAACAGAGCTGAAAGACAAGCGGATTTTTTTGCATCCTGTCTATTAATGCCAGAATTAAGATTTAGAAAATATTGTTCAAATAAAAAATTTGAATTTAGAATTATACAAGAATTAGCGAAAAAATTTGGCACCAGTATTTCAGCTACAGCTTTAAGGTTTTGTTCTATTGGTTCGCATCCAATAATGGTAGTTTATGCTTATGAAAATAATATTAAATGGTATTGGTCTTCAAATGATTTTCCTTTTAAGTTTTTAAAGTTTGGTAAAGATAAACTTCCAGAAGATACTGTTGCTGGCGAGTATTTTAATTTAGGTAGAAAATTCAAAAATACTCAAAAAGTTTTTGCTATGGATTGGTTTAATGTTTGGAAAGATAGTCAAGCTGAAAAACCATTTTACGAACATTGCTTAATGAATAATAAACACACATTTAGTATAATTTGGGAAGACTAA